A window of the Phaseolus vulgaris cultivar G19833 chromosome 5, P. vulgaris v2.0, whole genome shotgun sequence genome harbors these coding sequences:
- the LOC137833924 gene encoding zinc finger BED domain-containing protein RICESLEEPER 3-like: MVKFKQCLEKFSDIDASSRLCLDVPTRWNSTYLMIKSALKYQRVFGNLHLVDESYKYFHTEEEWERAGKNCKFLLPFYDITNLIFVTSYPTSNLYFLQVWKIQCLLMENVKDEDVLIKNMGKLMIVKFEKYWDEYNVVLAFGAILDQG, encoded by the coding sequence ATGGTGAAATTTAAACAATGCCTTGAAAAGTTTAGTGATATTGATGCATCATCTAGGTTGTGTCTTGATGTCCCTACAAGATGGAACTCTACTTATTTGATGATTAAAAGTGCTCTTAAATATCAACGTGTTTTTGGAAACTTGCATTTGGTTGAtgaatcttataaatatttCCATACGGAGGAAGAGTGGGAGAGAGCTGGAAAAAATTGCAAGTTCTTGTTACCCTTTTATGATATCACTAACTTGATTTTTGTTACAAGTTATCCTACTTCCAACTTGTATTTTTTACAAGTTTGGAAAATTCAGTGTTTGTTGATGGAAAATGTGAAGGATGAAGATGTACTAATTAAGAACATGGGTAAATTGATGATAGTAAAGTTTGAGAAATATTGGGATGAATATAACGTTGTACTTGCATTTGGTGCTATTTTAGACCAAGGATGA
- the LOC137835083 gene encoding interactor of constitutive active ROPs 4-like, translated as MPRSRGSDLPQRQSPRGPHQLRTSSSDSDPLHHRPIADRSPKLGDRRSPRGTQSEALNQKKLGTRIADLESQLGQAQEELKVLKDQLVSAEAAKKEAQDELVKKAVQSVVPVVEKFQEKCTSKNDQESNKTETKSQDVISYDNQQETDVFEVPIEKLAIEFGKPADQSEKETLSFEDSNEPAISMPEKPSVDEHELSLKNDEIALLKSSLEEKGKELESITNAKENLKNQLDEAVSKVSAAQSKEEGMTLQLDQLREELEASKANADKLNGKLKSVEAEKDGLESEMKKLRVQTEQWRKAADAAAAVLAGGVDMSARIPERCGSMDKHFGGTFETPAGRYNGYVGSPGMADDLDEGFGGGKRKGSGIRMFGDLWKKKSQK; from the exons ATGCCAAGATCAAG GGGATCTGATTTGCCTCAAAGGCAGTCTCCACGAGGTCCTCATCAACTTCGGACATCAAGTTCTGACTCTGATCCATTGCATCATCGGCCGATCGCTGACCGAAGTCCTAAGCTAGGAGACCGGCGTTCACCAAGAGGCACCCAATCTGAGGCACTAAATCAGAAGAAGCTAGGAACTCGCATTGCAGATTTGGAATCTCAGCTTGGTCAAGCACAAGAAGAGTTAAAAGTTTTGAAGGATCAGCTAGTTTCTGCTGAAGCCGCAAAGAAAGAAGCTCAAGATGAGCTAGTGAAGAAAGCTGTGCAATCAGTAGTGCCTGTGGTAGAGAAGTTCCAAGAGAAGTGCACTTCCAAGAATGATCAAGAGTCTAACAAAACTGAAACCAAATCCCAAGATGTTATTTCGTATGACAACCAACAAGAGACTGATGTGTTTGAAGTTCCAATTGAGAAGTTGGCAATTGAATTCGGCAAACCTGCAGATCAATCAGAAAAAGAAACTCTATCGTTTGAAGACTCAAATGAACCAGCAATATCAATGCCAGAAAAGCCTTCTGTGGATGAGCATGAACTGTCACTGAAGAATGATGAAATTGCTTTGTTGAAGTCCAGTTTGGAAGAGAAAGGGAAGGAGTTAGAGTCCATTACTAATGCGAAAGAGAATCTAAAGAACCAACTGGATGAAGCAGTTTCAAAAGTGTCAGCTGCTCAATCCAAGGAAGAAGGAATGACCTTGCAGTTGGACCAACTGAGAGAAGAGTTGGAAGCAAGTAAAGCCAATGCAGATAAGTTGAATGGGAAGTTAAAATCTGTGGAAGCAGAAAAGGATGGATTAGAATCAGAGATGAAGAAGCTAAGGGTGCAAACTGAGCAATGGAGAAAAGCAGCAGATGCTGCAGCTGCAGTGCTTGCTGGGGGTGTGGATATGAGCGCAAGGATTCCTGAAAGATGTGGTTCCATGGATAAGCACTTTGGTGGAACGTTTGAGACACCTGCTGGTAGGTACAATGGTTATGTGGGGTCCCCTGGTATGGCTGATGACTTGGATGAAGGTTTTGGAGGAGGAAAGAGGAAGGGTTCTGGGATTAGAATGTTTGGTGATTTATGGAAAAAGAAGAGCCAAAAGTGA